From Thermovenabulum gondwanense, one genomic window encodes:
- a CDS encoding branched-chain amino acid ABC transporter permease translates to MLGQVILSGILIGFVYSLVAVGLTLIWGVMDIINFAHGEFLMISMYTAFWMYALLKWDPLVTLPLASFLIFAISFLTYKMIIKKVLDAPGLTALLATFGLSLFIRNLAQFLWTPNYRFITESIVTDKKMAFGTLIIGMPQMVAALGSVLMTGLIYYFVKKTRMGMAIQATALDRDTAKLMGIDTEKVYAVTFGISGICVGVAGVLLSTFFPVYPEAGALYSLLAFVIVAFGGFGNIQGALLGGIIVGLAESLGGFFLGTQFKYAVVFLLYLLVLQFRPKGLFGW, encoded by the coding sequence ATGCTGGGCCAGGTAATACTGAGCGGAATATTGATCGGATTTGTTTATTCTCTGGTGGCGGTTGGGTTGACCTTAATATGGGGTGTTATGGACATAATAAATTTTGCCCATGGAGAATTTCTTATGATTTCTATGTATACCGCTTTCTGGATGTACGCTCTTTTAAAGTGGGATCCTCTTGTTACCCTTCCTTTAGCTTCCTTCCTTATATTTGCCATAAGCTTTTTAACCTATAAGATGATAATAAAAAAGGTGCTGGATGCTCCCGGTTTAACTGCACTGCTTGCAACTTTTGGTCTTAGCCTGTTTATAAGAAATTTAGCGCAATTTTTGTGGACTCCCAATTACAGGTTCATTACCGAGTCAATCGTAACCGATAAAAAAATGGCTTTCGGAACACTTATAATAGGTATGCCTCAAATGGTGGCTGCCCTGGGCAGTGTATTAATGACGGGACTGATTTATTATTTTGTTAAAAAAACCAGAATGGGAATGGCAATTCAGGCAACCGCATTGGACAGGGATACAGCGAAACTAATGGGAATAGATACTGAAAAGGTATATGCGGTTACTTTCGGAATATCAGGCATTTGCGTGGGAGTCGCGGGGGTGCTCCTTTCCACCTTTTTCCCCGTATATCCCGAAGCCGGAGCCCTTTACAGCCTCCTTGCTTTTGTAATTGTTGCCTTCGGGGGTTTTGGAAATATCCAGGGGGCTTTGCTGGGAGGAATAATAGTAGGACTTGCGGAAAGCCTGGGCGGATTTTTCCTGGGAACCCAGTTTAAGTACGCGGTAGTATTTCTACTTTATCTTTTGGTGCTTCAATTCAGACCCAAGGGATTGTTTGGATGGTAA
- a CDS encoding branched-chain amino acid ABC transporter permease, translating to MKRIRGNILALILTIIFILPFIYPNNNFRHILILFLIFAGLGESWNIITGFAGQTSFGHAAFFGIGAYTSTILFYKFHLSPWLGMIFGAILASIISAVVSYPCFKLKGHYFAIATLAIAEIIKQIFVSWDYVEGATGISIPIVEEGIINFQFHSSKIPYFLIAYVFFVAVVFAAKFIEKNRMGYYLKAIRDSHEAAEALGINTTLYKLYAMMVSAAFTAMLGTLYAQYILYIDPFMVFPLEISMKIVLLTVLGGIGSIYGPIIGAAVLIPLSEYTRILLGGTGKGIDLIIFGALIVIIACYEPNGIIGLLKQKSRKGETVIEKAKALS from the coding sequence GTGAAGAGGATCAGGGGAAATATTTTGGCGTTAATTCTTACTATTATATTTATACTTCCTTTTATATATCCCAATAATAACTTTCGACACATTTTAATTCTGTTTTTAATATTTGCAGGCTTAGGTGAGTCCTGGAATATAATTACGGGTTTTGCGGGTCAAACCTCTTTTGGACATGCGGCATTTTTCGGGATAGGGGCTTATACTTCCACCATTTTATTTTATAAATTTCACCTTTCTCCCTGGCTGGGAATGATTTTCGGGGCAATTCTGGCATCAATAATTTCGGCTGTGGTAAGTTACCCCTGTTTTAAATTAAAGGGGCATTATTTTGCCATTGCTACCCTTGCCATTGCCGAAATAATAAAACAGATTTTTGTAAGCTGGGATTATGTGGAAGGTGCCACGGGAATATCCATTCCCATAGTTGAAGAAGGGATAATCAATTTTCAGTTTCATTCTTCAAAAATACCTTATTTTCTGATTGCCTATGTCTTTTTCGTTGCGGTGGTTTTTGCAGCGAAGTTTATAGAAAAAAACCGGATGGGGTATTACTTGAAAGCCATAAGAGACAGCCATGAGGCTGCTGAGGCCCTTGGAATAAATACCACCCTTTACAAACTTTATGCGATGATGGTAAGCGCAGCTTTTACGGCAATGCTTGGGACACTTTACGCCCAGTATATTTTATACATCGACCCCTTTATGGTGTTCCCCCTGGAAATTTCTATGAAAATCGTTTTACTCACCGTCCTGGGAGGAATCGGAAGTATATATGGCCCTATAATAGGGGCGGCGGTACTTATTCCCCTTTCGGAATATACCCGAATTCTTCTTGGAGGTACGGGTAAGGGGATTGACCTGATTATTTTCGGAGCACTGATAGTCATTATTGCCTGCTACGAACCTAACGGGATAATAGGATTGTTAAAGCAAAAAAGCAGGAAGGGGGAAACGGTAATTGAAAAGGCCAAAGCTTTATCTTGA